In the genome of Salmo trutta chromosome 18, fSalTru1.1, whole genome shotgun sequence, one region contains:
- the LOC115152996 gene encoding protein FAM83H isoform X4, whose product MAHRSQCSSADDNPLDPKYLPSHFREEYRLAIDALVEDDLEGYYEFLQSADVVDFLSRQEIEHIRCTVQIPYQSTQPELPYVETEGDGSSDTYWPVHSDLDAPGLDLGWPQQHHFIGPTEVTTLVNPSEPDMPSIKVQARRLIKNAQQVCRSAPYYTNTDSVGQYVV is encoded by the coding sequence ATGGCGCACCGCTCTCAGTGTTCCTCAGCCGATGATAACCCCCTGGACCCCAAATACCTGCCTTCCCACTTCCGCGAGGAGTACCGGCTGGCCATTGACGCACTTGTGGAGGATGACTTGGAGGGCTATTATGAATTCCTCCAGAGTGCGGATGTAGTGGACTTCCTCTCCAGACAGGAAATTGAGCACATTAGGTGCACAGTGCAAATTCCGTACCAGAGCACTCAGCCAGAGCTCCCGTATGTAGAGACTGAGGGAGATGGCTCTTCAGACACGTACTGGCCTGTGCACTCTGACTTGGATGCACCTGGTCTTGACCTTGGCTGGCCCCAACAGCATCACTTCATAGGCCCCACCGAGGTCACCACGCTGGTTAACCCCTCTGAGCCAGATATGCCCAGTATCAAGGTGCAGGCTCGTCGACTTATCAAGAATGCTCAACAAGTATGTCGATCAGCTCCTTATTATACTAACACTGATTCTGTTGGGCAATATGTTGTGTAG